One Planctomycetota bacterium genomic region harbors:
- a CDS encoding ABC transporter permease: protein MSKLLRNIRLGIKTLLLHKLRSALTMLGVVFGVGSVIAMLSVGEGASREAREQIRKLGSNNILIESQEPVEEASNSGGQRTRLNKFGILYDDVDRIRSTIPSVARVVPAKTIREEGRLGRNVEELRLVGTTADWFELVPRPVQAGRVMSRQDELNFNDVVVLTESGARKLLAGESTVGNRVSIGGGSYEVIGIVQSAGDGTATGGTGLPTPDQDVDAYVPLAVAKERFGDIFVEISAGNFSREEVQLHQMIVEVDQMENVPQTADAVQRVMDLHHPKGDYKMTVPLELLRQAERTKRTFNIVLGSIAGISLLVGGIGIMNIMLASVTERTREIGIRRAIGARRSQIIQQFLIETLVLTTVGGLVGIGVGLVIPAAITWYAGMPTQIMPWMLALSVGISVVTGIIFGLYPAVRAANLDPIQALRHE from the coding sequence ATGAGCAAACTCCTCCGCAACATCCGTCTGGGCATCAAGACGCTCCTGCTGCACAAGCTGCGGTCGGCGCTCACGATGTTGGGCGTGGTGTTCGGCGTCGGCAGCGTGATCGCGATGCTCAGCGTCGGCGAGGGTGCGAGTCGAGAAGCGCGCGAACAGATCAGAAAACTTGGCTCCAACAACATCCTCATCGAGAGCCAGGAACCCGTCGAGGAAGCCAGCAACTCCGGTGGCCAACGTACGCGGCTCAACAAGTTCGGCATCCTCTACGACGACGTCGACCGTATCCGCAGTACCATCCCGTCGGTCGCCCGCGTCGTCCCGGCCAAGACCATCCGCGAAGAAGGGCGGCTCGGACGGAACGTCGAAGAACTCCGCCTTGTCGGTACCACGGCCGACTGGTTCGAGCTTGTTCCCCGGCCTGTCCAGGCGGGGCGGGTGATGAGCCGACAGGATGAACTGAACTTCAATGACGTGGTCGTGCTCACCGAGTCGGGCGCGCGCAAACTGCTGGCCGGCGAGTCGACCGTCGGCAACCGTGTCTCCATCGGCGGCGGCAGTTACGAAGTCATCGGCATCGTCCAGTCCGCCGGCGACGGCACGGCCACCGGCGGGACCGGCTTGCCCACCCCCGACCAGGACGTCGACGCCTACGTTCCGCTCGCCGTCGCCAAGGAACGCTTCGGCGACATCTTCGTCGAAATCTCCGCCGGCAACTTCTCCCGCGAGGAAGTGCAGTTGCACCAGATGATCGTCGAGGTCGACCAGATGGAGAACGTGCCCCAGACCGCGGACGCGGTGCAGCGCGTGATGGACCTGCACCACCCCAAGGGCGACTACAAGATGACCGTCCCGCTCGAACTGCTCCGCCAAGCCGAGCGGACCAAGCGGACCTTCAACATCGTGCTCGGCTCGATCGCCGGCATCTCGCTGCTCGTCGGCGGCATCGGCATCATGAACATCATGCTTGCCTCGGTCACCGAGCGCACCCGCGAGATCGGCATTCGCCGCGCGATCGGGGCACGCCGGTCCCAGATCATCCAGCAGTTTCTCATCGAAACGCTCGTGCTCACGACCGTGGGGGGGCTCGTCGGCATCGGCGTCGGGCTGGTCATCCCTGCGGCAATCACCTGGTACGCCGGCATGCCCACCCAGATCATGCCGTGGATGCTCGCACTTTCGGTCGGCATCAGCGTGGTCACCGGCATCATCTTCGGGCTCTATCCGGCCGTCCGCGCCGCCAACCTGGACCCCATCCAGGCCCTCCGGCACGAGTGA
- a CDS encoding ABC transporter ATP-binding protein, whose translation MSESVTRDAVVDLRQVRKTYIMGNEKVHALAGVDLTIQPGEFVALMGPSGSGKSTMLNVVGTLDRVTSGEYLLQGQDVSRMNDDELSDFRLRALGFVFQSFNLIAQLTVRENIELPLFYLDSDPARAAETAAKLAETVGLADRLNHRPSQLSGGQQQRVAIARSLANDPPLILADEPTGNLDTATSNKIMELLVSLSDAGKTIVMVTHEPEIAAFAARNIHMRDGLIERDECRSVVAA comes from the coding sequence ATGAGCGAATCCGTCACGCGCGACGCCGTCGTCGACCTGCGGCAAGTCCGCAAGACCTACATCATGGGCAACGAAAAAGTCCACGCGCTCGCCGGCGTCGATCTGACCATCCAGCCCGGTGAGTTCGTCGCACTTATGGGACCGTCCGGTTCGGGAAAGTCGACGATGCTCAACGTCGTCGGCACACTCGACCGCGTGACCTCCGGCGAATACCTGCTCCAGGGCCAGGATGTCTCACGGATGAACGATGACGAACTCTCGGACTTCCGCCTGCGTGCACTCGGCTTTGTGTTTCAGTCGTTCAACCTCATCGCGCAGCTGACCGTTCGCGAAAACATCGAACTGCCGTTGTTCTACCTCGATAGTGACCCGGCCCGCGCGGCGGAGACGGCCGCGAAGTTGGCCGAGACCGTCGGGCTCGCCGACCGCCTCAACCACCGGCCTTCGCAGCTTTCTGGCGGCCAACAACAACGCGTCGCCATCGCCCGCTCTCTCGCCAACGACCCGCCCCTGATCCTCGCCGACGAACCGACCGGCAACCTCGATACCGCGACGAGCAACAAGATCATGGAGCTGCTCGTGAGTTTGTCCGACGCGGGCAAAACGATCGTGATGGTGACCCACGAGCCGGAGATCGCCGCCTTCGCGGCGAGGAACATTCACATGCGTGACGGTCTGATCGAGCGGGACGAGTGCCGATCGGTGGTCGCCGCATGA
- a CDS encoding HlyD family efflux transporter periplasmic adaptor subunit, translating into MTATNATRRTKSGPIVAASVILAAVIGGAAYMTLGGESDNTADQLTFVTKRGPMVVTVSESGTIKAAEQIIIKNEIEGQTTILTLAEEGSQVEEGDLLAELDVSQLSDRLVDQEIAVQNADAAYVRATENLAVAENQAKADVSKARLDFDFAVEDRKKYVDGEYPKLLMEAENAIVLAEEEFERAKEKVDGSQRLFDESFISETELKADQLSLNRAEVNLMLSREDLKLLNDYTYKRQVAQLDADVEQAELALERTERKARADVVQAEADVRAKSAELERQKSRLVKIKDQISKGKIYAPRGGLVVYATTGRGGGWRGNQEPLAEGQQIRERQELIYLPTATDRVAEIKVHESSLDQVRIGLPVRITIDALPGSEYWGRVSKIAPLPDATSSWLNPDLKVYNTEITITGNGDELRTGMSCRAEIIVENFDEATYVPVQSVVRVAGQPTAFVMTKDGEIEQRSVEVGLDNNTMIVITDGLNEGEKVMLAPPLDDTGTTGAIDADAIPAEQREAAEQAKSNPTAKPAESDENANAQQRGGQRGGMPDADTMAKYRKAQQELEAKMTDEEKAEFKRLRDDRDFQGMMRYGQEMAKKYNVEMPSFGGGGR; encoded by the coding sequence ATGACCGCCACCAACGCAACCCGTCGCACCAAGTCCGGCCCGATTGTCGCGGCCAGTGTCATCCTCGCGGCCGTCATCGGCGGGGCGGCCTACATGACCCTCGGCGGCGAGTCCGACAACACGGCCGACCAACTCACCTTCGTCACCAAACGCGGCCCGATGGTCGTCACCGTCAGCGAGTCCGGCACCATCAAGGCCGCCGAACAGATCATCATCAAGAACGAAATCGAGGGGCAAACCACCATCCTCACCCTCGCCGAGGAAGGCTCCCAAGTCGAGGAAGGCGATCTGCTGGCCGAGCTCGATGTCAGCCAATTGAGTGACCGGCTTGTCGATCAAGAGATCGCGGTCCAGAATGCCGACGCGGCTTACGTCCGCGCGACCGAAAACCTCGCCGTCGCCGAGAACCAGGCCAAGGCCGACGTCTCCAAGGCCAGGCTCGACTTCGACTTCGCTGTCGAAGATCGCAAAAAATACGTCGATGGCGAGTATCCCAAGCTGTTGATGGAAGCCGAGAACGCGATCGTGCTTGCCGAGGAAGAGTTCGAGCGCGCCAAGGAAAAAGTTGACGGCAGCCAACGTCTCTTCGATGAATCGTTCATCAGCGAAACCGAGCTCAAGGCCGACCAACTCAGTCTGAACCGCGCCGAGGTCAACCTGATGCTCTCGCGTGAAGACCTGAAGCTGCTCAACGACTACACCTACAAACGGCAAGTCGCCCAACTCGACGCCGACGTGGAACAAGCCGAGCTGGCACTGGAACGGACCGAGCGCAAAGCCCGTGCCGATGTCGTTCAGGCCGAAGCAGACGTGCGGGCCAAGTCCGCCGAACTCGAACGCCAGAAGTCCAGGCTCGTCAAGATCAAGGACCAGATCAGCAAGGGCAAGATCTACGCCCCGCGCGGCGGATTGGTCGTGTACGCCACCACCGGCCGTGGCGGAGGCTGGCGCGGCAACCAGGAACCCCTCGCCGAGGGGCAACAAATCCGAGAGCGCCAGGAACTGATCTACCTGCCCACCGCGACCGACCGCGTCGCCGAGATCAAGGTCCACGAGAGCAGTCTCGACCAAGTCCGTATCGGCCTGCCGGTTCGCATCACAATCGACGCACTGCCCGGCAGCGAATATTGGGGCCGGGTGTCCAAGATTGCACCGCTTCCCGACGCGACCTCATCCTGGCTCAACCCGGACCTGAAGGTTTACAACACGGAGATCACCATCACCGGGAACGGCGATGAACTGCGCACCGGCATGAGCTGTCGGGCCGAGATCATCGTCGAGAACTTCGACGAAGCGACCTACGTCCCGGTGCAATCGGTCGTCCGCGTCGCCGGCCAGCCGACGGCGTTCGTGATGACCAAGGACGGCGAGATCGAACAACGCTCGGTCGAAGTCGGCCTCGACAACAACACGATGATCGTCATCACCGACGGGCTCAACGAAGGCGAAAAAGTCATGCTCGCACCGCCGCTCGATGACACCGGCACGACGGGCGCCATCGACGCCGACGCGATCCCCGCGGAGCAGCGTGAAGCCGCCGAGCAAGCCAAGTCGAACCCGACGGCCAAACCCGCCGAGTCCGACGAAAACGCCAACGCCCAGCAGCGTGGCGGACAACGCGGCGGCATGCCCGACGCCGACACCATGGCCAAGTACCGCAAGGCCCAGCAGGAGCTCGAGGCCAAGATGACCGACGAGGAAAAGGCCGAGTTCAAACGGCTCCGCGACGATCGCGACTTCCAGGGCATGATGCGTTATGGCCAAGAGATGGCGAAGAAGTACAACGTCGAGATGCCGAGTTTTGGCGGCGGTGGCCGATGA